The genomic interval TGTTGTAGCGGGTCATGTAATTCATGTTGGCATCATTGCCGAGAACGAACGTGGTTTTCTGATCGGGATCGAGGATGTCATTGGTCCAGTACATGACAGAAATGTCGTAATCACCATCCACCAGCATATCCCAACTCTGACTCGGATCGACTTTGGTAAGGTTCGCCCTGACACCAATCTGAGCCAGTTGCTGTTGCAGTAATATGGCAATCTGCTCGTCCACTTCATCTCCAGCGTTCACAATATAATTCAGAGTCAAATCATGAACACCGGCTTGTTTCAACAGAGCCTTGGCCTTCTCAGGATCATAGGTCCGGGACAGATTCAGGTCATTGTGATACAGCGCGCCCATGGGAATGTAGGAATTGGCAATTGTCCCATAGCCAAAGGTGACGATATCAATGATGGATTGTTTGTTGATGCCGTAATCCAACGCCTGGCGCACCCGCACATCATTGAGTGGTGCATGTTCATGGTTAATGAGCAGATGATCTTCTCTGGTGGATGGATCAAGGTGAACCGTCAGATCGGAGTCAGCCTGCAATGAACTGATCCGGGAAAACGGGACATTGATTGCAGCGTCGATTTCACCTGCCTGAATCTTGAGCATTCGGGTGTTGCTGTCTGGAATTGTCAGCCAGGTCACACCATCCAAATGAACTCTTCCTGATTCCCAGTAGTATGGATTTTTGGCCAGTACAACACTTTCACCGCGATTCCATTTGGTCAGCATGAACGCTCCCGAACCAATGGGCTTTTCAGCAAATACTGCTTCGCCAACCCGCTCAAAATACTGTTTTGGCAATATTGACGCATTGGGCAGCGCCAATTGCGAAAGAAATGGAACCGATGCGGCGGACAAATGAATTTCGAGGGTTTTGTCATCCACGGCTTTGACGCTGTCCATAACCTGATAGGAGTCAGCCCACAGAGATTTTTCGTCATTACGAATGCGCAGCAGACTGAAAGCAGCATCTTCTGCTGTCACCTGAGTGCCATCCGAGAATGCCGCATCGCGGATTTTCAGAACATAGGTTTTTCCATCATCTGAAATCGTCCAGCTCTCCGCCAGCCCGGGAATCAGCCTGGTACCGGTTTTATCGATGCGAATCAGCGGGTCAAATATATTGGAAAATACCCAGTTATCGGCATTTTGGGTTGAGTTGATGGGATCAAAGGTCGTACTGTCTTCACCTCGACCAATGGTCAATACTTCCGCATGGGCCAGGCTGCCGGCCATGGACAGAACCATTCCTGTGGTCAGAAATGCGAGCTTTATGTTTTTGAGCATATCGTTTTCCTCATCTGATCATTCGTCAAGACACCTGCATCCAAGGTCGTAAGCAGGCAAAAGAGTGGTCATTTTCCTGATGCTGTTCCGGAGCCTCACCATGACGGCAAGTCTCCTGGGCATAGGGGCATCTGGCATGAAACGCACAGCCCGGAGGTAATTCCAGTGGACTGGGCGGTTCACCATTCAAGGGATTATCCGGTAGCGGGTTATCCGGGTTGATATCCGGTACTGCCTGTAACAACGCTTCGGTATAAGGATGGCGTGGCGAAGAAAACACGGATTCGACGGTGCCCTCCTCGACAATTCGACCGAGATACATCACTGCGACCCGATCACACAGATGGCGCACGATCGACAGATCATGGGCGATGAACAGGATGGTAAGCCCCATCTTTCGATTCAGCTCCAGCAGCAGGTTAATGATCTGGGCCTGGATCGACACGTCCAAAGCCGCAACGCATTCATCCGCCACGATCAGCCTGGGTTCCAACGCCAACGCTCTGGCGATGACGGCACGCTGGCATTGTCCGCCACTGAGTTGATGCGGATAGCGTTTTGCGTGCTCAGCGCCAAGTCCGGTCAGCTGTAGCAGTTCAACGACGCGATCAGGGATATGTTCCGTGGGCCGTTTTCGATGTACTGTCAGCACTTCGGCAATCGCGTCACCAATCGTCATTTTGGGATTGAGAGCAGAGAAAGGGTCCTGAAAAATCAGCGCGGTCTGTTGTCGCAAGTGGCGGATATCTGCCTGAGTTGCCTGTTCAAGATCCAACCCGTCGAAATCGACATGTCCTGCGCAAATGGGCTCGAGACACAACAAAGCTCTGCCCAAGGTGCTTTTGCCACTGCCAGACTCACCAACCAGCCCAACGATGGATCCCTGTCTGATTGTCAGACTGACCTCATTGACAGCTTTCAAAGTCCGTTGCCACAACCAACCTGCGGAAACTTTAAATTCCACACTCAAATCTTTGGTGCTGATCAAAACGTCATCTGCCATAACGTACCTCATCAGAGTTTTGTGTGTCCGGGAAATAGCAACTGACTTCCCGTTCGGAAAATACTTCGCGGGCAGGTGGTTTGGTTCGGCAAAGGTCAACGGCTTTGTCACAGCGAGGATGAAAACGGCAACCCGCTGCCATCGTATGGGCTGTCGGTGGCTGACCGGGGATAGTCTTAAGTACCCGCTGTCCGGACTCACCGGTTACCGGTTGACACTCGATCAATCCGCAGGTGTAAGGATGTTTGGGATGGCGTAGCAGGTCGACCGTCGTGGCAACCTCACAGATTCGCCCTCCATACATGACCGCCACACGATCACATGTCTGAGCGACGACACCTAAATCATGGGTAATCAAAATTATGGCCAACCCATACTCCCTGCGCAATTGATCCAACAGCTTGAGAATCTGCGCCTGTACGGTCACATCCAGAGCTGTGGTGGGTTCATCTGCAATCAGAATCTTAGGCGCAGCAGCCAGCGCAATTGCAATCATGGCGCGTTGCCGCATACCACCGGAGAACTCGTGGGCGTAGGCGTCAAACCGTTGCTGCGGTGATGGAATACCGACCTGCGCCAGAATCGCCACTGCTTTTGTCCTGGCAGCTTTGGCTGAGAGCCGTTGGTACAGACGCAGGCTTTCTATCATATGCTGGCCAATGGTCATCAATGGGTTCAAATGTGTACTGGGGTTTTGAAAGATCATGCCGATTCCCCGTCCCCGCAATTGCTGCAGCTGAGTCTCGGTCATGTTCAGCACATCCTGTCCGGCAAACAGGATCTCACCGGCCCGGACCTCTAGAACACCTTTCGGCAATAACTGCATCAAAGAACGGCAGGTTAAGGTTTTGCCGGATCCACTTTCTCCAACCAGACCGAGAATCTCACCTTCGTGCAAAACAAAGGAAACGTCATCCACCAGGCAGGCCTGTTCGGGCGAAGCGATGGTAAGACCGTTGACCTGTAAAAGAATATTTGTCATTTCACCCACCTCTCGTTGTACCGTGCTTTTCGCCCAGGCCGTCGGCAATAAAACTGAAGCCCATAGCAAGCAACACAATCGCCAGCCCTGGAAAAGCGGTGATCCACCAGGCAGTCGTGATAAACCCCTGCCCCTCTGTGACCATCACTCCCCATTCTGCCAAGGGCGGTTGCACCCCCAGTCCCAGATAGCTGATGGCAGCGCCATTCAACAGCACCAAAACCGCGTCAGACATGGAAAACACCAGCGCATCGGCAATCACATTTGGCAGCAGATGACGGAACAAAATACGGCTCCGGCTGAAGCCCAGACTTTGTGCAGCCAGAATAAAATCACTTTGCTTCAATATCAGAACACGGGAACGCACCAGCCGGGCATAGGACACCCAGCCCACCAGAGTCATCGCAATAAAAAAACCCGTCAGCCCAGGTCCGACAATGGTGATAATGGCCAGCATCAACACCAGAAATGGAAATGCCAGAATGACATCGATCACTCGCATGACCACAGCATCCAACCAACCACCCGCATAACCGCTCAAGGCACCGATAATGGTTCCGGCAAGGAAGGGGAACAGCACTCCCAGTACGCAAATCAGCAGATCGACTCGGGCTCCCCATATAATTCTGGCAAGGATATCGCGGCCAAAGTTATCGGTTCCCAACGGGTGAGCGAGAGAAACCGGCGCAAGGCGGGCAGCCAGATCCTGGAACATGGGATCATATGGAGAGATCCAGGGGGCCAACAATGCGACCAGCAGCCATGTCAGAACAATCGCCAGACCGATCTTCAGGGTGGTTTGCCCACTGAGCCCCCGGGAGAGTCGATCGAACAGACAGCGGGGATGCCATTTTCCGGAATACAGCGTCATCGTTCGGGTCATAACTTGATCCTCGGGTCGATGAACACCGACAACAGATCAGCCAGCAAATTGACCACGACAGTGGCGAGCGCAAAAAACAACACCACCCCCTGCACCACCATGTAATCACGGCTGAAAATAGCTTTGATCAGCAGTTGCCCCAGGCCAGGGACACCGAAAACTGACTCAATCACCACCGAACCACCAATCAGCCAACTGATATTGACCGCCAACAGATTGATGACCGGAACGATTGAATTCGGCAGTACATGACGCCAGAAAATACGCCCTTCAGATTGACCACGGGCGCAGGCGGCCGTCACATAACCGGACTGCAATTCGCGCATCATTGCAGCGCGCAGACTACGGATCAGTACCGCAGACAAAGACAATGCCGCCGTCAAACAGGGAATAAACAGATGATAAAAACGATCGGCATAAGTCGCGCCGTAACCGGACACCGGAAACAAATGCCAGGTAATGCTCAGCAGGATAATCAACATGATACCCAACCAGAACGGCGGCAACCCCAATCCCATGGTGGAAAACACCCTGATCAGATGATCAGCCAGACCACCGGGTTTTCGGGCCGCAACCGACGCCAAAGGCACAGATATCACTATCGCCAGAAAGACACTGCCAAGTACAAAAAGCAAGGTTGGTTCAAAACGAGACAGAATGACTTTGAGGGTTTCAGTTTTATATATGATCGATTTGCCCAGTTCACCCGCGGCCAGGTGCTTCAGGAACAACACATACTGAATGACCAACGGCTGGTCGAGTCCATATTCGGCATGAATTCGGGCAATGGCCTCTGGAGTGCTGCGGGTACCCAGCAACACCCGGGCAGGATCGCCGGGAATGGCCCGTATCAGCATAAAGGTGATGAGGCTGATACCGAACAATACGGGGATCATTTGTATCGGGCGCATAATTAAAAATCGATATCGGGACATCTGTTCTCTTCTCTATTTTCTGAAATAACAACGTCTCAGCTCAGAGCGTGCCAGAATGGCGCTGCAAGAAATCGGTCAGCACCGGGTAATAGGCTTCCGGTTCTTCGTAAAAAGGCATATGACTGCTATTGGGAAAGACATGCAGTTCTGCGTGGGGTAATCCTTCCCGTATCCGGCTGGCACAGGCAGGCGTCAACTCGTCGTGCTGTCCGGTGGTAATCAGTGCAGGTAAGGTCAGACGCTTAAGCTCTTCTACTCTGCACCAATTTCGCAGATTGCCGTTGTAGAGAAACTCATGTGGCCCCTGCATGGTTTGGTAAGGCCCCATGTTCCAGTCATCAATTGACCGCTGAAGAGGCGCCGGCCAATCATCCAGCCGACAGACATGGCGATAATTCAATAACGTGATGGCTGCCTGGTAAGCTGGGTGATCCAGCCGGCCCATGGCTTCAAAGCGGTTCATCATGGCAACTGTCTCAGAGCCCAACGCCTGACGCAGACGGTCCAGTTCACGGGACAAATGCGGAATGTCTGCCACGGTATCCTCCAGAATCAGTGTTTTCAGCCGTTGCGGATAAGTCAGGGCAAACTCAATTGCCAACCAACCACCCCAGGAATGCCCAAGTAGATGCACCTGCTTGCACGCCAACGCATCCAACACCGTCAACACTTCGGTCACATAACGTTCGATGGTCCACAGCGAAGGATCGGCGGGCCGGTCAGAAGCCCCCGTTCCCAGTTGATCAAACGCAATAACCCGAAAGCCTTCCTGCTTCAAACCGGAATGGGCTTCACGCAGATAATCACAAGGCAGCCCCGGCCCTCCATTCAGGCACAATAAGGTGTCAGCCTCAGAGCCTTGTGCGGGAATGAATTCATAGGCCGTCACGGTATAGCCGTCCACGGAAATCCGATGCTGGATATCTGGCACTAATTCTTCTGAGATCATCGCTTCACATCCAAACCGTATTTGATGAGGAAACGATACAAAGGCGGGTCAAACTCTGTAAGTAGTAAATTTTATAGGTTTTAAGCGCGGTCTATTGATCAGGGAGATTCTTTTTAGTGCACCTTAATCAAGCCAATTTTAATTTGGTGCAATCGTCTGCCTGCCGTCAGATCCACCTGTCGGAATATGCATGGAAGCTTCACGTTTCATTGGATGGCTCAGTATTTGCTGAGTCCTGAATTATCACCCTTTCAGCCATGATGTAGCGGCCGGACGATCAACATGACTCAATTCCATCTGCCTGACACTTTACATGAAGATTTTCACTGTGTTTCCAAGCAGGGTATCAGCCTGGGTTTTGAAGCACTGATTTATGATTACACGCCTGTGCCAAGATCCCTCGACGGTGATTTGATTACGCCATCTCTGCTGTACATGGATGATGTACCCAACGACATGCAGGATCTCTGGTTCGAGGCTGGCTACTATCAGCTAGATCCCGTCCAACATCACGCCCTGAAAACCTCAGTACCATTTGTATGGTCTTATCAGCACCCGGAACAAACGAATCTGCCGGAAATGCTCCAAATCGATCCCCGCGTTCAGGAATATATGAACGACAACAATATTGCCTGTGGGCTCACCGTTCCCATTCATCAGCCGGATGGTGGTTTTGCAAGCCTCACAGGTATGGTCAGTGGCCACAATCGGCTACCGGAACTGAATGAAGTCATGGCCCGTTTTGCATTGATGGCACACCAGTTTCACGAAAACATCTATCCCAAGTTCAGTCCTGATGTCCGCAGCTGCCGTTTTATCGAGCTCAGCAAAAGGGAGAAAGAGTGCCTTGCTTATTCCGCAGAAGGGCTGACCGCCAAGGAAATTGCCCGTCACATTCACCGTTCAATTCCCACCGTCAATATGCATCTGAACTCAGCCATCCAGAAGCTGGGAGCCTCCAATCGGGTACAGGCAGTAGTTCGGGCCATGCACTACCGCCTGATAGAGTGACTTTGCGAGCCGCATTTCTATCAATTTTACTAGGTCATTCTTATGACCACTTCCGTTACGCTGCATGGATGTTCCTAATCTTGCGGAGATTTCCATGCCTGACAGTCAACAAGGCAAAGTTCCATTCAGAGAATATGAAACCTGGTACAGAATGATTGGTCATCCTGAGCATTCACATCTGACACCGTTGGTCGTGGTGCACGGTGGGCCTGGATGTACTCATGACTACATTGATGCTTTCCGGGATCTGGCCGCAAACGGTCGACCGGTCATTCACTATGATCAGCTTGGCAACGGCCAGTCGACTCACCTGCCCGAAAAAGGAGAGGAATTCTGGACCGTCGAACTGTTTCTGGAGGAACTGGATAACCTGCTGAATTATCTTGGTATTCAGCATCGCTATATGCTGCTTGGTCAATCCTGGGGCGGCATACTCAGTGCCGAACATGCGGTCAGAACGCCTGCCGGTCTCAAAGGGTTGGTGATCGCCAACTCCCCTGCTTCCATGGAACTATGGCTAAAAGCAGCCTTTGAACTTAGATCAGAGCTGCCGCAGGATGTTCAGAAGACATTGCTGGCCCATGAACAGGCCGGAACCATTGATTCGCCAGAGTACAAGGCGGCCTCCGATGTGTTTTACCAGCGCCATGTCTGTCGTCTGCAACCCTGGCCCGACGAAGTAAAACGGACATTTGCCGCCATTGATGACGACCCAACGGTATACCACACCATGAATGGCCCAACAGAATTCCATGTCATTGGACCAATGAAAGACTGGTCGATCATTGACCGGCTAAACCGCATCAATGTGCCGACGCTGGTCATTTCCGGATACTACGATGAAGCCAAGCCTGAATGCGTACAACCCTACGCTGACCGGATTGCCGGTGCCGAGTGGGAAATTTTTCCCAACTCCAGCCACATGCCTCATGTCGAGGAACGCACCGACTGCATGGCACGCATAGAACGTTTTTTTGAAGAAAAAGGTTTATAGCTTCACCGGGCAAAATACCGGCCGGCGTCAATCCGGCCGGTGTGGCAATGCCAGATATTCCTCGCTTTGCATTTCGATCAACCGACTCAGGGTACGCTGGAACTCAAACGCCAGCCGTTTACCCTGATAGAGCGCCCCCATCGATGTCTCGGCTCGAATAATCAGCTTGACGCCGCGATCATAAAATTCATCGACCAGATTGATAAAACGTCTCGCTGTATCTTCAGTATTCATGGTCATCAGATGCACATGATCCAACATAACGGTATGAAACAATTTACCCAGCTCGATATAGTCATTCTGACTGCGCGGACCTTCGCATAGCTCCGAAAAATCTATCCACAATACGCCATTACAAACCCGCACCGACTGAATTGGCCGCCCAAGAACCTCGACCACTTCCTGCTCCTGAACCAGATGCGCATCGGAAATCAGCGTATCAAACAATCTGGCCAGATGTTCCCCGGTATTCTCCAGAGGTGAAAAATACAAGGTGGCCTGGGTCAGCGCCCGCAGCCGATAGTCCGTACCGGCATCCAGGTTGTATACCTGAAAATGCTCAAGAATGCCTTTGATAGCCGGTACAAAACGGTCACGCTGCAGACCGTTTGCATATAGCCCTTCCGGATAGATATTCGACGTTGTGACGATGACAATCTGATTCTCATAACAGGCGTTCAATACGTTGGCCAGAATCATGGCATCGCCGATATCCGATACGAAAAATTCGTCCAGACAAAGAATCTGCACCTCTTCAGCAAACCGGCTGATGATCTGATCAATCGGATTTTTTTCATGCTTCAACTCCGCCAGGCGCTGATGAATCATCTGCATAAAGCGATGAAAGTGCATGCGTCGCTTCCCGGTCACGTTCAGTGTTTCAAAAAACAGATCCATCAGAAAAGTTTTTCCGCGACCGACACCGCCCCAGAAATAAACTGACTGCGGTAAATCCGGGCGTTTGAATAAACGTTTGAAAGGATTGGCATTACTTTGCTGAAACTGCTGCAGCTTTATTCCCAGAGTGTCCAGCATGGACAATGCTTCAAGTTGATAAGGATCTTCCTGATAGCCGCGAAGACTAAGCTCTTCACGATAACGACGAATCAATGGCATAAGCACTTCTTGGTAAAAATTAAAATTACGGCAAAACTGAACACATTTTCATTTAAGCCAATTAATATTAGCAACCTGCCGAGCATGGCATATACTTGCTATAAATTGTAACGAAGAACGTAATCACAAGGATTCAATATGGATTTACTTATTATTCTGGGCGCGTTTGTTGCGGGCATCGTGGTTGGCTTTATTCTGTTAAAAGCCACCAGTGGCGATAATGATGCTCAAGCATTGCGAAAAAAGCTTGAGGAACTTCAGGCCGAGCACCAGGGCTACCAGAACAGTGTCAATGAGCATTTCACCCGTACGGCAGATCTCATTGAAACCATGAACAAAAACTACAGTGAAATACAGTCCCATCTCATGCAGGGTGCCGAATTACTGGTCAGTCCGGAATATCGGCTTGAGTCTGAACAAATGACTCAATTGAATCCGGATGCAGATGATAATAATCTCGAAGTTCCAAAAGACTGGGCACCCAAAAAGGCTGATCAAAAAGGAACATTGTCGGAAGGGTTTGGCCTCAGTCCAGAGAAGGAAGAAGCTGAAACTACTCAGGATTCATCGCAGGTACGCTCCTGAACAAACAACAACTGTATATTGTTATTTCAAAATCGTCTTAAACCCCTCCTTATTATAATTTCTACACATTGATATAGTTGCCAACCTGAACATTTCGGGTGGCAACTTACTATCAATCGGTCTGGATATATGAACGCCTATAATCTAACTCATCTTAAACAGCTTGAAGCTGAGAGCATACACATCATCAGGGAAGTCGCGGCAGAATTCGACAATCCGGTGATGCTTTACTCAATCGGAAAAGATTCAGCAGTTATGCTGCATCTGGCCATGAAAGCCTTTTTTCCCAGCAAGCCACCCTTTCCGTTGATGCACGTGGATACCAACTGGAAATTCAAGGAGATGATCGAATTCCGGGACAGCCATACCCAAAAGCTCGGCCTGGATCTGATCGTCTACAAAAATCAGGAAGGACTGGATATGAATATCAGTCCGTTTGTCCATGGCAGTGCTAAACACACGGATATCATGAAAACCCAGGCACTCAAAAAAGCGCTGACACAATACGGCTTCGATGCCGCATTCGGCGGTGCCCGTCGCGATGAGGAAAAATCTCGGGCCAAAGAACGGGTCTATTCATTTCGTGACAACAACCATCGTTGGGACCCCAAAAACCAGCGTCCGGAATTGTGGAATCTGTATAACGGTAAAATCAACAAAGGCGAAAGCATCCGGGTGTTCCCACTCAGCAACTGGACCGAGCTGGATATCTGGCAATACATTTACCTCGAAAGTATTCCCATTGTTCCACTTTACTTCGCAGCTAAACGCCCGGTTGTCAAACGCGATGGTACTTATATCAATGTCAACGATGAGCGCATGACACTTAAACCCGGTGAAGCAGTTGAAGAAAAAATGGTACGTTTCAGAACTCTGGGATGTTATCCATTGACTGGTGCAGTGGAATCCAACGCCACCACCTTGCCGGAAATTATTCAGGAAATGCTGTTAACCACTACATCAGAAAGACAAGGCCGGGTCATTGATCACGACAGCGCCGGCTCAATGGAAAAGAAAAAACAAGAGGGGTATTTTTAAGATGTCTCATCAATCTGAACTCATTGCCAGTGACATCCTGGAATATCTAAAACAGCACGAAAACAAAGAACTGTTAAGACTGCTGACCTGTGGTAGCGTTGACGATGGCAAAAGCACCCTTATTGGCCGGCTATTGCATGACTCCAAGATGATTTACGAAGATCAGCTGGCGGCCGTCACAAATGACTCCAAAAAAATGGGGACTACCGGAGACAGGCCGGATCTGGCGTTACTCGTTGATGGACTGCAGGCCGAACGCGAGCAGGGAATCACCATTGACGTGGCTTATCGGTATTTCTCCACCTCAAAGCGCAAGTTTATTATCGCCGACACTCCCGGACATGAACAATACACACGTAACATGGCTACCGGTGCTTCAACCTGCGATCTGGCAATCATTCTGATTGATGCCCGTCATGGGGTTCTGACGCAGACCCGACGCCATAGTTTTATTGCTTCGCTACTGGGGATTCAACATATCGTTGTTGCCATCAATAAAATGGATCTGGTGGAGTACAACGAATCCCGCTTCGAAGAAATCAGACAACAGTACCTGGAGTTTTCCAGACAATTGAATCTTAAGGATATTCGCTTCGTTCCTATTTCTGCCCTGGAAGGTGATAACGTCGTTAACCGCAGCGAACATATGCCATGGTATCAGGGCGAAACACTGATGGAACTAATGGAAAACGTGCAAATTTCGGCGGATAAAAATCTTCAGGATTTTCGCATGCCGGTTCAGTGGGTTAACCGTCCAAATCTGAACTTTCGTGGATTCAGCGGCACGATTTCGTCAGGTATTGTCAATGTGGGCGATCAGGTCATCGCCTTGCCCTCAGGGAAAAGCAGCACGGTGAAATCCATTGTCACTTACGATGGAGAACTGGACAGCGCGTTTATCGGCCAGGCCGTCACTCTGACACTTAACGATGAAATTGATATTTCCCGAGGGGATCTGCTGGTTAAAAAAGAACATCAGCCTCTCAGTGGTCATGGTTTCTCGGCCAATCTGGTCTGGATGACTGAGTCGCCGATGGAACCGGGCAAGCAATACGACATAAAACTGGGAACCAGCTATACATCCGGTGTAGTTCAGAACATTCAATACAAAACGGATGTCAATACGCTTGAACAACAGCAGGCCCAACGGTTAGAACTCAACGAAATTGGCACCTGCGATGTCGTCCTCAGTAAAGCGGTCAGTTTTGATCCATATAATAAAAACCGCCAGACAGGCGCATTTATTATGATTGATCGCCTGACTAACGTCACAGTTGGCGCAGGTATGATTGTCGGAAAGTCATCGTATACCAACCAGAGTCCAGTCGGGCTGGATGAACGGCTGCGTCGTTTTGGACAGAAGTCCGGCATTATAAAAGTGGCCAATGCCAA from Gynuella sunshinyii YC6258 carries:
- the cysD gene encoding sulfate adenylyltransferase subunit CysD, with product MNAYNLTHLKQLEAESIHIIREVAAEFDNPVMLYSIGKDSAVMLHLAMKAFFPSKPPFPLMHVDTNWKFKEMIEFRDSHTQKLGLDLIVYKNQEGLDMNISPFVHGSAKHTDIMKTQALKKALTQYGFDAAFGGARRDEEKSRAKERVYSFRDNNHRWDPKNQRPELWNLYNGKINKGESIRVFPLSNWTELDIWQYIYLESIPIVPLYFAAKRPVVKRDGTYINVNDERMTLKPGEAVEEKMVRFRTLGCYPLTGAVESNATTLPEIIQEMLLTTTSERQGRVIDHDSAGSMEKKKQEGYF
- the cysN gene encoding sulfate adenylyltransferase subunit CysN, which encodes MSHQSELIASDILEYLKQHENKELLRLLTCGSVDDGKSTLIGRLLHDSKMIYEDQLAAVTNDSKKMGTTGDRPDLALLVDGLQAEREQGITIDVAYRYFSTSKRKFIIADTPGHEQYTRNMATGASTCDLAIILIDARHGVLTQTRRHSFIASLLGIQHIVVAINKMDLVEYNESRFEEIRQQYLEFSRQLNLKDIRFVPISALEGDNVVNRSEHMPWYQGETLMELMENVQISADKNLQDFRMPVQWVNRPNLNFRGFSGTISSGIVNVGDQVIALPSGKSSTVKSIVTYDGELDSAFIGQAVTLTLNDEIDISRGDLLVKKEHQPLSGHGFSANLVWMTESPMEPGKQYDIKLGTSYTSGVVQNIQYKTDVNTLEQQQAQRLELNEIGTCDVVLSKAVSFDPYNKNRQTGAFIMIDRLTNVTVGAGMIVGKSSYTNQSPVGLDERLRRFGQKSGIIKVANAKLAHQLDRHLFDTGHLSVVAEKINQQNATLALQAGVLILTPDADSFDLKIVDETLDAALIVLQQNGYIH